One Clostridium sp. CM027 genomic window carries:
- a CDS encoding helix-turn-helix domain-containing protein: MKYLSVKEVADKWEVNIRQVQKLCAAGRIVGAKRLGDGKVWLIPENADKPKYSRTKK; encoded by the coding sequence GTGAAATATTTATCTGTAAAAGAGGTTGCAGACAAGTGGGAGGTAAATATAAGACAAGTTCAAAAGCTATGTGCTGCTGGTAGAATCGTAGGGGCAAAACGATTAGGTGATGGAAAGGTGTGGCTCATTCCTGAAAATGCTGACAAGCCCAAATATAGTAGAACGAAAAAATAA